The Rhinoraja longicauda isolate Sanriku21f chromosome 17, sRhiLon1.1, whole genome shotgun sequence genome includes a region encoding these proteins:
- the sec13 gene encoding protein SEC13 homolog isoform X4: MIHDAQMDYYGTRLATCSSDRSVKIFDVKNGGQILVADLRGHEGPVWQVGWAHPMYGNILASCSYDRKIIIWKEENGTWDKMYEYTGHDSSVNSLCWAPHEFGLILACGSSDGAISVLSYTGDGQWEMKKISNAHTIGCNAVSWAPAVLPGSLIDQPSGQKPNYVKRFVSGGCDNLVKIWKEEEGQWKEDQKLEAHSDWVRDVAWAPSIGLPTSTIASCSQDGRVFIWICDDPAGNVWTHKLLHKFNDVVWHVSWSITGNILAVSGGDNKVSLWKESVEGQWVCISDVNKGQGSVSSVTEGQQNEQ; the protein is encoded by the exons CATGATGCGCAGATGGATTACTACGGCACTCGTCTCGCAACCTGCTCCTCTGATCGATCTGTCAAGATATTTGATGTTAAAAATGGAGGCCAAATCCTTGTTGCTGATCTGAGGGG CCATGAAGGTCCCGTGTGGCAGGTGGGCTGGGCTCATCCCATGTACGGAAacatcttggcatcttgttcctATGACCGGAAGATCATCATCTGGAAGGAGGAGAATGGGACTTGGGACAAGATGTATGAATACACAGGCCATGATTCTTCTG TGAACTCTTTATGCTGGGCACCCCACGAATTTGGGTTGATCCTTGCATGTGGTAGCTCGGATGGCGCAATCTCAGTGCTTTCGTACACAGGCGATGGTCAATGGGAAATGAAGAAAATTAGCAATGCACACACg ATCGGTTGCAATGCTGTAAGTTGGGCTCCTGCAGTTTTACCAGGAAGTCTTATAGATCAACCCTCGGGACAGAAGCCAAACTACGTCAAGAGATTTGTGTCAGGGGGCTGTGACAATCTGGTCAAAATTTGGAA AGAGGAGGAAGGCCAATGGAAAGAGGATCAAAAGCTTGAAGCCCACAGCGACTGGGTTCGAGATGTTGCATGGGCTCCATCTATTGGGCTTCCCACAAGTACAATCGCCAGTTGCTCCCAG GATGGCAGAGTTTTTATCTGGATTTGCGATGACCCTGCTGGGAATGTGTGGACGCATAAACTGTTGCACAAGTTCAACGACGTCGTGTGGCATGTCAGCTGGTCCATCACTGGGAATATCTTGGCAGTCTCTGGAGGTGACAACAAG GTCAGCTTGTGGAAAGAATCAGTGGAAGGCCAGTGGGTTTGCATCAGTGACGTGAACAAAGGCCAGGGATCAGTGTCAAGTGTCACAGAAGGCCAACAGAATGAGCAGTGA
- the sec13 gene encoding protein SEC13 homolog isoform X3 translates to MVSVINTVDTSHEDMIHDAQMDYYGTRLATCSSDRSVKIFDVKNGGQILVADLRGHEGPVWQVGWAHPMYGNILASCSYDRKIIIWKEENGTWDKMYEYTGHDSSVNSLCWAPHEFGLILACGSSDGAISVLSYTGDGQWEMKKISNAHTIGCNAVSWAPAVLPGSLIDQPSGQKPNYVKRFVSGGCDNLVKIWKEEEGQWKEDQKLEAHSDWVRDVAWAPSIGLPTSTIASCSQDGRVFIWICDDPAGNVWTHKLLHKFNDVVWHVSWSITGNILAVSGGDNKVSLWKESVEGQWVCISDVNKGQGSVSSVTEGQQNEQ, encoded by the exons CATGATGCGCAGATGGATTACTACGGCACTCGTCTCGCAACCTGCTCCTCTGATCGATCTGTCAAGATATTTGATGTTAAAAATGGAGGCCAAATCCTTGTTGCTGATCTGAGGGG CCATGAAGGTCCCGTGTGGCAGGTGGGCTGGGCTCATCCCATGTACGGAAacatcttggcatcttgttcctATGACCGGAAGATCATCATCTGGAAGGAGGAGAATGGGACTTGGGACAAGATGTATGAATACACAGGCCATGATTCTTCTG TGAACTCTTTATGCTGGGCACCCCACGAATTTGGGTTGATCCTTGCATGTGGTAGCTCGGATGGCGCAATCTCAGTGCTTTCGTACACAGGCGATGGTCAATGGGAAATGAAGAAAATTAGCAATGCACACACg ATCGGTTGCAATGCTGTAAGTTGGGCTCCTGCAGTTTTACCAGGAAGTCTTATAGATCAACCCTCGGGACAGAAGCCAAACTACGTCAAGAGATTTGTGTCAGGGGGCTGTGACAATCTGGTCAAAATTTGGAA AGAGGAGGAAGGCCAATGGAAAGAGGATCAAAAGCTTGAAGCCCACAGCGACTGGGTTCGAGATGTTGCATGGGCTCCATCTATTGGGCTTCCCACAAGTACAATCGCCAGTTGCTCCCAG GATGGCAGAGTTTTTATCTGGATTTGCGATGACCCTGCTGGGAATGTGTGGACGCATAAACTGTTGCACAAGTTCAACGACGTCGTGTGGCATGTCAGCTGGTCCATCACTGGGAATATCTTGGCAGTCTCTGGAGGTGACAACAAG GTCAGCTTGTGGAAAGAATCAGTGGAAGGCCAGTGGGTTTGCATCAGTGACGTGAACAAAGGCCAGGGATCAGTGTCAAGTGTCACAGAAGGCCAACAGAATGAGCAGTGA
- the sec13 gene encoding protein SEC13 homolog isoform X2, whose translation MQWMVSVINTVDTSHEDMIHDAQMDYYGTRLATCSSDRSVKIFDVKNGGQILVADLRGHEGPVWQVGWAHPMYGNILASCSYDRKIIIWKEENGTWDKMYEYTGHDSSVNSLCWAPHEFGLILACGSSDGAISVLSYTGDGQWEMKKISNAHTIGCNAVSWAPAVLPGSLIDQPSGQKPNYVKRFVSGGCDNLVKIWKEEEGQWKEDQKLEAHSDWVRDVAWAPSIGLPTSTIASCSQDGRVFIWICDDPAGNVWTHKLLHKFNDVVWHVSWSITGNILAVSGGDNKVSLWKESVEGQWVCISDVNKGQGSVSSVTEGQQNEQ comes from the exons CATGATGCGCAGATGGATTACTACGGCACTCGTCTCGCAACCTGCTCCTCTGATCGATCTGTCAAGATATTTGATGTTAAAAATGGAGGCCAAATCCTTGTTGCTGATCTGAGGGG CCATGAAGGTCCCGTGTGGCAGGTGGGCTGGGCTCATCCCATGTACGGAAacatcttggcatcttgttcctATGACCGGAAGATCATCATCTGGAAGGAGGAGAATGGGACTTGGGACAAGATGTATGAATACACAGGCCATGATTCTTCTG TGAACTCTTTATGCTGGGCACCCCACGAATTTGGGTTGATCCTTGCATGTGGTAGCTCGGATGGCGCAATCTCAGTGCTTTCGTACACAGGCGATGGTCAATGGGAAATGAAGAAAATTAGCAATGCACACACg ATCGGTTGCAATGCTGTAAGTTGGGCTCCTGCAGTTTTACCAGGAAGTCTTATAGATCAACCCTCGGGACAGAAGCCAAACTACGTCAAGAGATTTGTGTCAGGGGGCTGTGACAATCTGGTCAAAATTTGGAA AGAGGAGGAAGGCCAATGGAAAGAGGATCAAAAGCTTGAAGCCCACAGCGACTGGGTTCGAGATGTTGCATGGGCTCCATCTATTGGGCTTCCCACAAGTACAATCGCCAGTTGCTCCCAG GATGGCAGAGTTTTTATCTGGATTTGCGATGACCCTGCTGGGAATGTGTGGACGCATAAACTGTTGCACAAGTTCAACGACGTCGTGTGGCATGTCAGCTGGTCCATCACTGGGAATATCTTGGCAGTCTCTGGAGGTGACAACAAG GTCAGCTTGTGGAAAGAATCAGTGGAAGGCCAGTGGGTTTGCATCAGTGACGTGAACAAAGGCCAGGGATCAGTGTCAAGTGTCACAGAAGGCCAACAGAATGAGCAGTGA